A region of the Vigna unguiculata cultivar IT97K-499-35 chromosome 9, ASM411807v1, whole genome shotgun sequence genome:
ATTGTCACTACTATTTTAGAAAGTTTTTGTCAACAACTGACGTAGATTTAAATGAGACATAAAGTGCGATCACCTTTTTCTGGTTAAAGAATAGTTAGTATTGTAAGTTTTACTCGGATCTTAACATTGCCATTATAgaaatttcacaaatatttcATTAAGCATGACTCACATTATTCaagatttcaaattttacatatatattttttttcacaaatccaACTTCACTTTTATTACCATCGCATCTCGATTAATAAAAATCCATATCAGTCCAAATTATTCCGtacaatcaaaatcaaatacacataaaaaGATGTTCATTGACAATATTGACatttctttcataaaataattttcttttggccAAAATAATATAGATGAAAGAATCGAAGAAAAACACTAAGTTAAGTGGTAAAACTTACCTTGTAAGTGAATGGTGCAAATAGAACGTGGTCGAAGaggttttgttgttgtgttggAGAAAAGTTTTTAatagaaaacaaacaaaaaaatgacaaaaaaaggCGAAAAACAAAATGGACTTAGCACTGGAATGCGGGAAGATGAAGGTAATCAACGCTgttaacaagaaaaagaaaaagaattgtaATGTAAGAATACAAATAGAATCTTTATTCTTACCCTAAAACCACTTAtcataacaattaaaattttaacgtTTTTTAGTAAATAATTGCTATAAAGGATAGATCACAActatataatcataaaatatattttttattacttcatCAATATTACTGCTGGAATAAAAAAGATCTTAActtcaaattattcaaataattaatgataaaatttatagaaatgatttaaattacatcattctattgtttaaattaaaaaattagttcaCAACCTACAAGAGATAAATGTATCTAATAGAAAATGTACATTCTCTCTTAAGTTAATTCAAAAGTGTTTGTATACCAAGACATATAAATAtactacaaaaagaaaattgatttattaatggttaaaattcttaaataatcataaaaatctattgataaaataaaataattgatgacttactcaacaaaaaatatatcactaGAATGCtcgttaataaattttattgatagatTGAAAAATCTATCGGTAAttattaatgacaaaaaatttgtCAGTAATTATCCGTTTATAAATATTCTGATTTGGTTTcttctattcttttttctttttcttcctccacCTCCTCCTTGTCCACCGTCACTATTAGTATTGTTGTGTATGCCACCATTGTTGCTTCACTTGTTTTCGTCGTTGATGCctcctcttctttctctttctcctcctccttctcttcctctttttgttccttcttcttctattcTTGTTCTCACCCACctctatttaatttataacaatatttcGTCAAATTTGACAAGAAACTTAACTCCCATTTATGGGAAGATTTATCAACAAAATGACTAATGGATTTTTAAGAAAACACAATTATTgaagaattttcaaaaatttgattatcAACAAGCTTACTaatgaaatttcaaaaacttCAATTACCAATGGATTTACTAAtagattataaaaaaagaaaaatattattgatgagTTTATCGACGAATTTTACTATGATATGATTAAAGCATAAAGATGAAACTTTGACACCCATTTTATTGATGAGTttactgaaaaatatttttgtctgtaataaaaattttaaattgccAATGAATTTTACTACAAATCTATTGTCGATGGATGTCTTTACGTaattaaaatcctaaaatttaccgataaatttgattttaatgatgatttttttttcattagtaaaatttgttgataaatgCTATTTAATtggtaaatatatattttttttttcaaaaaaaattattttataatatgatattttctttAGTGAGTAATCTTATTTATACATACATAAAACCCTTGCTTTTCATATCTTAGGAGACGTGAGACtcaaaaataaagcaaaaccaaGTTGAACTACGATAATTGTGACTTTTTATTCAACCCAAACAATATACTAAAAGTGtccttatttataaatatttaaagtatttttctcTTGGCATAAGActagaaaataaatcaaaagtcAAGTTGAATCAAGATAAATTATAAGTTGAACCTACAACCTCTCCCTTCTAAAACATCACCTAACCAAGGCAATTGTTAGTTGTAAATTTTTGTTAGTGGGAGAGTTGAATCTACAACACCTCTCATCCTTCCTTCTAAACTCTACCCAACAGATCACCTTGTCAGTCTATATACTAAAtgttagttattaatttttattatcgaGAGTTGAACCTACAACCCCTCTCACCCTCCCTTTTAAATTTCACCAAATTGAGTCACCTTATCACTCCATATACAAAAGTGATCTATTCTACTTTATTGAGACTTCTTTTTTACCCTATCTTCTAACTTAGTGTTTTACTAAAAAAACaagtttttctaaaaataattattatccaaAAGAAAGCCTAATTAAAGccaacttatttatttattattattattattattatatttatgtgatGTACTTACGTAGCTCTAATTCTAATCCTAATCGTATACAATCGTATATAGAGTTTATTGTGagaaataaactaaaaaactggtgtcaaaattttataattttaattaacagcCCTTTATATCAATCTTATTAAAGtgcttgataaaaaaaaaaaagagtgttCGTATAATTGTCAGCAATAGGTCATAGTTGTTATTTCGACGCTATATTATATTGCAAGACTAGTATCCTACATAAAAGATCAACAAatgtaaaaatgaattaaacgTTGCAAATGAAgacaaaagtaaaaaagaatagAGGTCATCGTGAGCAGGGTTTTGAAAAGCTGTGTTGGGAACATAGTGGTTACTTTTTGGGAAATTTGGGAAGTGAAAACTGGGTAAAATGATAATGAGATGTGTACgtgattgaatattttaatttgactgATAATATAGTTCTTAGAAACAtttcattcaaattaaataaattataaaataaaacggagtttttaaaaagttattctttataatcttttttgttttttaattatagattgTGCCACCATAAAATTTGGCGATTCGTGTCGGAGAAGAAGTTTTGTCAACCGATAaagaatttatattataaaaaaactaaacaagaaTCCAGTCccatactttatatatatatatatatatatatatatatatatatatatatatatatatatatatatatatatatatataaatacacattATTAGATAAAGGACTTAATTAATATAGAACACTATTAATCCCTGAGATgtcaaaatttatcttttaatatgaTGATCATGAACACAACGACCCTATTGATATGCTCCTCACACGATGAAAGAGGAAAAAACGTAGCTGAAAGAAAGAGAATTTTATATCAACGTTCTAGTAAAACAATAcgaatatttaattaagaaaagttggtattttgattgattttatATCAACGCTTGTTTGTCGAATTTTTATTAGgtcattttatttcaataaaatataatttaattattgtaataaattttattaaatatattaatgtttatattatttaaaatattatttaagaaatttatgtctaagataaaaaaattgaagtgaataaataaatgtgaCGGGAGTGTCGAGAATTGGAAAttgaaagttataaaaaataattgatatgaAGAGTGAGAGAATCAATTTTGACAATCGTATGAAATAATGGAAGACAAATAAAgtagttttataatatttataagtgTAAGTGTTTAATCTATCAGAAATTGAGTGTAAGTAATTAgtagtttaatattaaaaggagtATTCATCAactaagtaaaatttaataaataaacattataattagccacttttacatattaaaaataataattatatgtcGGGTTTTTCATTGGAAGAAACTAAGATATTTTTTACTAAAGAGTCACATTTTATGTAAGAAAAGAAACATagtatttatattctaaaatattaaagtaatagatgtaggttatatatatatatatatatatatatatatatatatatatatatatatatattatgtccTTCAAtcttaagatatttttcatttatcttcTGAGTTTTTTCACATATTGTtctcatattttacttttacttgttgttttttgtaaaaataattgttgcatctactcttatctcttatatgttttcttccattcttgaaaaaaatatatttttattgtcttatttgatagtgaaatattagtttaatagttaaaattattttttatctaacgatttttttgtacattatttttaggaatgtagaagaaaaaaatattatactatgtttttttttttcataatcgatttttaattgtagttttattatcatgaattttattttattattatgtttcaattttttattagattatgaaaaattattatttagtcttaatcttaaaaaaatatattagtgaagaataaaagaacaaattcatattttaaaaattataaaagggaAATTgtgtgaaaatgaaaacaagacaaattcatttttttacatatattcaGAACCATGATACTACTGACTCAAttgttcaattataattttattctcttaaagtTCAAAGAATTACAGGTGAGTCAttactataatagaaaaattgttttttgtaatgaaaattatcaaaacaatattgttGAATAAAGatggaagatgaattttttgttgacaatttgtttatttacattgaaaaagaaataactgaaaattttagtgtgattcaattattgatgagttcaagaatacgaaaaagaacaaatgacaataattattatttctttatataattatggttattctaaattatgtattcattatctttgttttagtgaaaatatttaaatctataAATTTTGATTGCATTATTTTCACTTccttaaaatattagttaagaTTCGCCGATGATAATAGGGTTAAATTTACACTTGAAATTctaacatcaaataaaaaatattttatataaaacatctggaattatatttattaaaaataatgttaatttaaatatgagaatatttttagaataatatagttaattattgctataactttttatattttgtgagattttaatttttatgaaaatttagaaaaataattttctacaattttttcTGTGTATTTAAAAAgcttaaaataaattctaaaaccTTTATCTATGTTGTAAAAAATGAGGcagtataatataaaataaggttttgaaaatttaaaattgatttatatttaagttttttatgaCAATATTTTTGAACAGAAAGTTGTAGTATGAAAACCGTCTGTGTCCGTACTGAAGGTTGGGGTGGCTGAGATGCATGCATTGGAACAAGAATCGTCCAATGAAATgatcaattaaaacaattacttaAAAAGTAAAGATACTGATGGaacaaaagttttattttattaaatcaaatctATTATTCTATTGCAAATTAAAGTATCTTACAAGACAGAGATGCGAttacaattgaaaataaaaacgtGCATGAGAAACGagagataaataaatacacCTCACTACATCGTAAGACTTTCGTGCTCGCTCGCACAGTTCGCGGCATTAATTTGTACAGTTTAAGAGTGGGGTCATGTCTAAACTAAATCgaattaaattgaaatcattTTTGAGATGTAATTCGTATCAAATGAATTTGATTTGATTAGACGGGAAATGAATAGTTacataaagagaagaaaaaagaatttcGCATTCACTAGTTGTTAATTAATACATAACACAAATTTATCTTAATCtagtttagtaattttttttaactagttTATCGAGTGTACCCCATCCGGAAACAGGTATAGCAAAAACAACTCCGGaatgttataaattataataagtgTCAGTGAGAATTGTTGGAACTTGAAATGTTGTGATGGAAGCAAAGTGAATGGGCAACGTCACAACATTGTCACAAACCTTCTATAACAACGTTGGAAGGTACAATGGTAATGACGCGGAACAAGGTTTGAAGATTCCTAGTCACTTTTGTTTCCAAATTTACCCTTTTCATCACTCTGACTTTTTTCTTTacaagttttctttttgttctaatTAAAGAATTAGGTTTTTTTTACTGCGTGTGAATGAAGTGAGTTATTGAAGAGAAGAGGGTCAATGCTAAAGATTTAAGAAGGGTATGTGCTGGAGAATGGGTCAGCAATTGGACCTCTCATCGTTACCCTTTGAACTGCTGGATTCCTTCCTATGACCAAAGACTAGTCCGAGTACACAAAATCCACTCCACTTTTCTCAGTCAAACTTTCCttttcctttctattttctGCGCTTTCCCACACTTTGCTTCATTCAAAATCACAACCCCACCTTAAAAATCCCATATAACTCACCTCATCGCTAACCCATTTTCTCTTATTCTCTTCTATATGCTTCtaaaccttttctttttccttctccttctccttctggTGACACCACCCACCAAACCTACCCAATCCATGCTTTAGTTTACCCATCTTTGGTATGTGCCACATCAAATTTTTCTCCACAGAACCAATCATTTTTCATCACCTGGTACACAAGTCACGGGGTTCATCTTTTGTGCCTACATGGACAACATGGGAGACCCAAAGAGCATCGTACAAGAGCTGCTACAAGGTTTGGAGTTGGCAAGGCAGCTTCAAGTGTGTCTCCACACACCTTCTTCGTCCCAAGAAACCCGTGACCTCCTCATCCACAACATCATTTCCACCTTCGAAAAGGCTCTTGAAATGGTAAATTGGAAAGGGCCACTTCCTGCCGCTGAATCATCACAACTGCCCCTAGCAGCCGCAATCCGAATGTCAGATTCACCTATCAGCAGTAGTCCCCGAAGTGAAGACTCCGAGAGAGATTTGAAGGACCAAGACCACAATGCTTTCAAAAAAAGGTATATCTAATACCAATGCACCACCCTGCCTTCTGCTTTTGTCATTTCATTAACTTCATCAACTTCTTTCCTCTGTCAGAAACACTTTGCCGAGATGGACAAAAAGGATTCGGGTTACACCAGGAATGGCGGTGGAAGGGCCTCTTGATGATGGATATAGTTGGAGAAAATATGGTCAGAAAGACATCCTCGGAGCCATGTACCCCAGGTATATAACCACATATTTAGTACTGTTATGTCGTTATAGTGTTGAACTAGATTTGTATGTAtgtatagtatatatatataatatatatataactatgtAGCTTGTTTATTTGCAGGGGCTATTACAGATGTACCCACAGGACTGTGCAAGGTTGCATGGCAACCAAGCAAGTGCAAAGATCTGACGAAGACCCTACAATTTTTGAAATCAATTACCGAGGAAAGCACACCTGCACGGTGGCCCACACCGCGGCTACTTCTTCAGTAATTCCATTAGAAAACCAAGAACCAACTCTGAACAACACAAATCAGCAGCAGAATATCTTGCAGAGCCTTGAACAGCAACCGAATGATTTACTTTTGAGTCTCCGAGAAGGGTTGAGAGTCCAAACACAGAACCTAGATTCCACTGACCAATCATTTTCTCCATTCCGTTTCCCTTTATCAACGAACATAAAAAATGAAGGTCAAGTTTTCCCTCCCCATGTGCTTGAAAATTTCGGTTCGCCTTATATGTCGCCTGCTACATCCGGAATCAGCCACTTTTCTGTGTCTCCGAGTGGGGTGAACAGTTTTGGAGGGAACCCAAATCTGGGAACTTTTGAGTCTCATATCAATGACATGATCCCACCTGCTACTTCAGCTCCAAACTCAGCTGCTGTTGCTTTAGAGTTTCCTTTCAACCAGTTTAATTTTGATGGTCAGAACTTCAGATTCGATAACCCATGATTTTTCTGCTGAGTATACTCAAACAACAGAAATTGAATAAAAGacaaaatctatatatatattttttataaattatagaattaGAAGCATATGATGTAAGTGGAAACATATCAGCAGGTGCTGTAAGGTAAACATTCTAGAATTATATGACCCTTTTGGAAAAAGAGGCAAAAACATTTCTATGTGTGTCGTAGCTCCATGTGTCGTAGGAATGTGCAATTCTAAAATTGCTTGGTCAATAAGAATTTTCCTTCATTGTTAGAGACATGTCAAGTTATCATATCACAAGCTctcttttctgatttttttttttttttttggctttaaTATCAGGATACCTATTCAGTGCAAACTGATGATGAAATGAAAATAGTCATTTTCTCGAGTCAGAGGAAAGGGGAAAAAGATATAAGCCATTGTATTTATTTCCAATTctctacaaataaaataaacaatccAGTTTCTAAGCAGGTTAAGGTATCTTATCTTTGACCGTTGAAACGTTGACGCGGaccaacacaaaaacaaaaatccagcAAGATTCATGATATTTCGTTGAACTGTGATTTTAGTTGTACAATAGCGCTTTACACATTAAGTCGCAACTTGGATTGAaaataagaaaggaaaaacTAGGGTTACAAATAAATAAGTGGGTCTATGTGACATTTATCCAGCAATATTGTCAAGggaaatttgaaaatacttttcTATAAACTAATATTCTTGAATTTCTGTTGACTATATACTATTCTGTTGAATGATTTTCCAAACTCAATTTCTAAAGTTAATATATttccttaaaaaataaaatatgtgtgaAGAATTATGggataaataaacaattttaatctCTGATTTTTCACGTATGgtcaatttactttttatgtatATCATGAACATagggaaattcaaatattactttaaacaaatattctttaatttttcactTCTCGCCTTTTTTGTGCAGTGAAAAATAAGATGAATTTGATTTCGAAGATTCACCTAAGTTGATAGCTCACGGtctacaaaaatatttacaaatatactTCAAATAATTGATCGTTGAAGTTCTGGCATCATTGACAATGAAATCTAAActcatttttatgaatatatttttttacattatttttatatactgaagtaaaaaaaaaaaaaaacattagataATTATAtagaaatacaaatttttccagGTGCAATTTGTAGTATTCAAATtgtatgaaatttaaatatgttttcacaTAAAGAAGTTTGGTAAACATTACCCGGTCAAACAAAATGTTTCCTAAATCTTTTTAGTCCCTAAAAATTGCTTTCCACAATAAATGAGAAAAGCCCCCACAAATAATTGGATGTTTAAAGCCCAAAACGTGAGGTCATAGATATGGgcttaaatttaacaaaatgtcAGACCAGGCAAGTTACAAACAACCCACGGAATATGGGCCCCGTAGTTCCATTGAATTTATATATGgaatatttatagtaaaaatcaTAGGTTTTTgagtaaaagataataatacaatttttttttcaattaaattttataattttaaaataattttgaaggcCAATATATCAATAACGTTTAtactagaacaaaaatacaaattagcCTAAAATAATCTAAAAGCGTCTCATGATAGTAGTTGAGTTGGTTATcctgtttgacacatttctgttttaatattaatggagaaacgcatttgaaatgtcaaataaatttaacaaaattttattaaaaggattaaattcacgtatttctaaaatttgagaattaaaatttaaaaaatggactaattctaattttcattaaaaattaagaggatatcaaaaatatatttaactcgaaaattaaatatgacttGAAAGTTTTATAGAGTCAAAATTTAtacaatgaaataaaaatgagaaagatgtGGAATATAAAAAAGAACACATAAACAGTGAAACTTATAAGATTATAAATAGGTATTATATTATGGtatctattttttcttatcaacaataaaatattttataactacAATAGAGGACTTAGAATACTCTAACATGTTTACAGTGTTGTAGTACAATAATAATTCAAGAAGTCCTTCCTAGTACACTGCAAGATTTCATCCCTACTATAAAAATACTGACGTATTTGTAATCGTCGGTAATGACCGATAAAATTTACAATccgttaataaatttattaactagCATTTTGCTGATGTATTTTTAGTCGTCTGATAGGTGAACATTAATTTTGATTGACTGACGGGTTTTAAACATTACAACATAATTCTTGCAATTATAGTTACTTCAAAACTAGCTAAACAATACATTATCTTTTATTGATATTagtaatttattctaaaaaatgtcaattttcataatatatatgaaatttgtatAAATGCTACTTCCATTATccaatatttatctttatatcttTTCCGGTTATATCTCAAAATTATCCCCTTTGTGAAACGAGATATTGAGTTAAGACACGGTTAGGACTCTTTACTTATTATCCAAGCCCAAATCTTTATTGTGCACTTAAGAATACGTCTtcaattatgtttaagaatGAAATAATTCTATTCCCTTTGAGTCCATATTTTGTACTAGCATCTACATACAACACTAAActctattttcttctcttttaattATCAAGAATCTAAACTGATTAAAATGATGATTTGATGTGCTGTGATGTGACAATTAGCTAAGTTATGGTACCTTGTGTGAGTAgctcatataaaaaaaaaatgataaatatctTCTTTTTTATCCCGCTAAAAGTTTGAACAATAATATTAGGACTAATGATTTATACTAGTGGTAAAAATAGtgtcaatttatttatatactactTTCATTTAAGGGAGGTTGCTAGCAACTATATTTTGTTAGTGAATTGTGAATGGTTTCGTGTTTGATGTAATGATTTTGTTCCTTATCATTTATAACTTATGAAAAggaataaattatatatatattacctctatcacacaataaaataaaataagtaaaagaaaaagaagttagGTTTCTTCGATAGGTAATAATTAAACAATCTGAACACTTTttacactataaaaaaatatcttattaataattaattttaatgataaaaatttgttagtcattataatgataaatttaaatattaatttacaaaataaaaaattattaattgttaaaatagtcattagttggataaaaagttataattgatcactaattaattaaatactaatttataaactaatttttttcggtaacaaaaatatttagttaatatttagtaaacaattttttttagtaactaAAAACTGTAGTTATTGTTGAAAAAAAGTGATCTTACTTTCTTAATAGCATTACTTTATATGTTGGAAACTCAAATATTgatgtatttaattaattaattaattttatatatatatatatatatatatattgtgatttTATGATGAAAAGtagggtaaaaaaaataattttaaaaatggttagaccaattcatttatttatttatttcatatatctctttcaattttttcatttgtttcaatcaacttttttaatttttatttaattttatctttattcatttttttcctgAGCATTAGTGTTCCgataagaaataagaagagGTAAATTATGTAAAAGTCAAAAGGATAAAGTTAAACAAACCAAAAAGGATGCTTACATATATTTTGCTGCTGGACCAAAGCAAATAGTTTTTAAAGTAAAGATAGAACGGAGCACCAAACTCAAATTTAAGCAACATAATGTTGTTGTGGAGGAAAGGTTGAATTTTGGAAATggaaatataattaattcataGAAAAATTAAAGCTTGACAGTGGTCAATTACAGGAGAGTAGTCACTATACTAACAATTACCTAATACTTGTGATGGAATT
Encoded here:
- the LOC114162400 gene encoding probable WRKY transcription factor 53; amino-acid sequence: MDNMGDPKSIVQELLQGLELARQLQVCLHTPSSSQETRDLLIHNIISTFEKALEMVNWKGPLPAAESSQLPLAAAIRMSDSPISSSPRSEDSERDLKDQDHNAFKKRNTLPRWTKRIRVTPGMAVEGPLDDGYSWRKYGQKDILGAMYPRGYYRCTHRTVQGCMATKQVQRSDEDPTIFEINYRGKHTCTVAHTAATSSVIPLENQEPTLNNTNQQQNILQSLEQQPNDLLLSLREGLRVQTQNLDSTDQSFSPFRFPLSTNIKNEGQVFPPHVLENFGSPYMSPATSGISHFSVSPSGVNSFGGNPNLGTFESHINDMIPPATSAPNSAAVALEFPFNQFNFDGQNFRFDNP